A window of Variovorax sp. HW608 genomic DNA:
GGTGGGATGCCGCCCGTCTGGCCGCGTGGAGCGAACCCCTGCTCGCGCGCGTCGAGTCCGCACTGTCCGAGTGGGTCGGCATCGATGCGCCGGTGCAGCTGGGCGACGCGATGCGCTATGCCGTGCTCGACGGCGGCAAGCGGCTTCGGCCGCTGCTCGTGCTGGCCGCCAGCGAAGCGGTCGACGGCCATGCCGAAGCGGCCTTGCGCGCCGCCTGCGCGGTCGAGCTGATCCACGCCTATTCGCTCGTGCACGACGACTTGCCGTGCATGGACAACGACGTGCTGCGCCGCGGCAAGCCCACGGTGCACGTCAAGTTCGGCGAAGCCGGCGCGCTGCTCGCGGGCGATGCCTTGCAGGCGCTCGCGTTCGAGCTGCTCACGCCCGACGGCACCGGCATTTCGCCGGGGGTCCAGGCGACGCTGTGCCGCCTGCTGGCGCGCGCCGCCGGCAGCCAGGGGATGGCGGGCGGCCAGGCGATCGACCTCGCCAGCGTCGGCGTCGCCCTGACCGAAGCCGAGCTGCGCACCATGCATCGCCTGAAGACCGGCGCGCTGCTGAAGGGCAGCGTCGAGATGGGCGCGGCTTGCGGCGATGCGCTCCTGCCCCAGTCGCTCGCCGCGCTGCGCGACTACGGCGCGGCGGTGGGCCTCGCGTTCCAGGTGGTCGACGACATCCTCGACGTCATCGCCGATTCCGAAACGCTCGGCAAGACCGCGGGCAAGGACGCCGCGAGCGACAAGCCCACCTACGTCTCGCTGCTCGGCCTCGACGGCGCGCGTGCACAGGCGCGCCAGTTGCTGGCCAAGGCCCTCGAAGCGCTGGACCGCAGCGCGCTGGCCGACACGGGCGCGCTGCGCGCGCTCGCCCACATGGTCGTCGATCGCGATCGATAACGACAAGAATCTGCACATGGCTCCGCTGCTTCCCACCATCCACGACCCTTCCCAGCTGCGGCAAATGGACCGCGCCCAGCTCAAGCAACTCGCCGACGAAGTGCGCAGCTGCGTGCTCGACAACGTGTCGCGCACGGGCGGCCATCTGAGCTCGAACCTGGGTACGGTGGAGCTCACGGTCGCGCTGCACCACGTCTTCAACACGCCGCACGACCGCCTGGTGTGGGACGTGGGCCACCAGACCTATCCGCACAAGATCCTCACCGGGCGGCGCGACCGCATGCCGACGCTGCGCCAGCTCGGCGGCCTCTCCGGCTTCCCGCAGCGCACCGAGAGCGAGTACGACACCTTCGGCACCGCGCACTCGTCCACCAGCATCTCGGCCGCGCTCGGCATGGCCCTGGCGGCACGGCAGAAGGGCGAGGACCGCCATTCGGTCGCGATCATCGGCGACGGCGCGCTCACGGCCGGCATGGCCTTCGAGGCGCTCAACAACGCGGGCGTGTGCGACGACTGCAAGCTGCTGGTGATCCTGAACGACAACGACATGTCGATCAGCCCGCCGGTGGGTGCGCTCAACCGCTATCTCGCGCAACTCATGAGCGGCAACTTCTACTCGGCCGCGAAGAACGTCGGCAAGAGCGTGCTGCGCGCCGCGCCGCCGCTGTTCGAACTGGCCAAGCGGCTGGAGCAGCACGCCAAGGGCATGGTGGTGCCGGCCACGCTGTTCGAGCAGTTCGGCTTCAACTACGTCGGGCCGATCGACGGCCACGACATCGATTCGCTGGTGCCCACGCTCGAAAACCTGAAGCACCTGCGGGGCCCGCAGTTCCTGCACGTGGTCACGAAGAAGGGCCAGGGCTACAAGCTGGCGGAGGCCGATCCGGTGGCCTACCACGGGCCGTCGAAGTTCGACCCGGCCGTCGGCCTCGTCAAGCCGGCGACCGCGCCCAAGCAGACCTTCACGCAGGTCTTCGGCAGCTGGCTGTGCGACATGGCCGCGAAGGACGCTCGCCTCGTCGGCATCACGCCGGCGATGCGCGAGGGTTCGGGCCTCGTCGAGTTCGAGAAGCGCTTCCCCGAGCGCTACTACGACGTGGGCATCGCGGAGCAGCATTCGGTGACTTTCGCGGCAGGCCTTGCGTGCGAGGGCCTCAAGCCGGTGGTCGCGATCTATTCGACCTTCCTGCAGCGCGGGTACGACCAGCTGATCCACGACGTCGCGATCCAGAACCTGCCGGTGGTCTTCGCGCTCGATCGCGCCGGACTCGTGGGTGCCGACGGCGCGACGCATGCGGGCGCCTACGACATCTCGTTCCTGCGCTGCATCCCCAACATGAGCGTGGCCTGCCCGGCGGATGAAGCCGAGTGCCGGCAGCTGCTCACCACCGGCTACGAGCAGAACCATCCGGTCGCGGTGCGCTATCCGCGCGGCTCGGGCGCCGGTGTCACGCCGCCGCAGTCGCTCGACGGGCTGCCGTTCGGCAAGGGCGAGATCCGCCGCGAAGGCCGCAGGATCGCGATCCTCGCCTTCGGCACCTTGCTCTATCCGGCATTGAAGGCAGCGGAGTCGCTCGATGCCACCGTGGTCAACATGCGCTGGGCCAAGCCGCTCGATGTCGAGCTGCTGCTCAAGGTCGCCGGATCGCATGACGCGATCGTGACGGTGGAAGAGGGCGCGGTCATGGGCGGCGCCGGCAGTGCGGTGCTCGAGGCCCTGCAGGCCGCGGGTCTGCAGAAGCCGGTGCTGCAGCTCGGCCTTCCCGACCGCTTCATCGAGCACGGCGATCCGGCGAAGCTGCTGTCGGGCATCGGGCTGGACGCCGAAGGCATCGAACGCTCCATCGCGCAGCGCTTCGACAGCCTGGTTTCCGCAGGGAAGACCCGGCCCGGGGTCGTGTAAATAATGGATCGTCGCTCCCTCATCAAGAACGCAGGCATTGCCGGCGTCCTTGCCGCCGGTATCGCGCCCGCCGTCCATGCGCAAGCCGCCGTGCGCTGGCGTCTCGCTTCGAGCTTTCCCAAGCTGCTCGACACGATCTACGGCACGGCCGAGACCTTCGCCGGGAGCGTGAGCGACATGACGGGCGGCAGGTTCCAGATCTCGGTCCATGCGGGCGGCGAGCTGATGCCGGCCTTCGGCGTGCTCGACGGCGTTCAGAACGCAGCGGTCGAAATGGCGCACACCGCACCGTACTACTTCTACGGCAAGGACCCGACCTTCTGCCTCGGCTGCGCAGTGCCCTTCGGCCTGAACACCCGCCAGATGAACGCATGGATGTACGAGGGCAACGGCCTGAAGCTCATGCGTGAGTTCTACGCCAGGTACAACGTCTACAACCTGCCGGGCGGCAACACCGGCGCGCAGATGGGCGGCTGGTTCCGCAAGGAGATCAAGTCGGTCGCCGACCTGAAGGGCCTGAAGTTCGGCACCAACCCGCTCGCCGGCCGCGTGCTCGAACCCTTCGGCGTGATTCCGAAGTCCATCCCCGGCGCCGACCTGTACCCTGCGCTCGAAAAGGGCACGCTCGATGCGCTGGAGTGGGTCGGCCCCTACGACGACCAGAAGCTCGGCTTCAACAAGGTCGCGCAGTACTACTACTACCCCGGCTGGTGGGAAGGCGGTTCGCAACTGGACTTCTACGTCAACACCAGGGCCTGGGAAGGCTTGTCGGCCGAGTACAAGGCGATCGTTTCGGCGGCCGCCGCACAGGCCAACATCGGCATGACCGCGAAGTACGACGCGCGCAACCCGATCGCGCTGAAGCAGCTCGTGAACTCCGGCACCAAGCTGCGTCCCTTCTCGAAGGGCGTGGTGGACGCGGCCTTCAAGTCGGCCCAGCAGATCTACGCCGACCTCAACAACACCAACCCCGAGTGGAAGAAGGTGTACACCGACTACGCCAGGTTCCTGGCCGACCAGAACGCCTGGTTCCGCTTCGCCGAAGGCAGCTTCGACCGCTTCATGCAGGCGCAGAAGCTGTAGGTCGGTTCGCCGGGGAGGGCTCGGAGCTCATCGCAGAGACTCCGCGGCCAGCAGAAGCGTGCTGCGTCCGACCGTGATGGTCTGCCCGACCAGGAACATGATGCTCGGGCCAGGTACGGCGATCAGCAGGGCGGAAGTCAGCGCGAGACCCAGAAGGCCGTTGAGTGCGGTGAGACCTTCAGGCATGGGATCGATCGAGTTGGAAACAGAGTCGCCGTCAGTGGAGAAGACCGTCAGTCGAAGGTGTTCTGTCTGCGGCTATCCGCCGAGGTAGGCGTCCTGCACCTTCGGATTGCCGAGCAGCTCGCGCCCGCTGCCGGTCAACACGATCCTCCCGGTCTCGATCACATAGGCGCTGTCGGCGATCTTGAGCGCCTGCCGCACGTTCTGCTCGACCAGGAAGATCGAGAGGCCCGCCTTGTTGATCTCGCGCAGCGTGCGGAAGATGTCCTGCACGATGATCGGCGCCAGGCCCATCGACGGTTCGTCCAGCAGCAGCACGCGCGGCTTGGCCATCAGCGCGCGGCCGATCGCCAGCATCTGCTGCTCGCCGCCCGAGAGGTTGCCGGCGAGCCCGTCGGCGCGTTCCTTGAGCCGCGGGAACAGCGTGTAGATGCGTTCGAGGTCATCGGCGCGCTGGGCGCGGCTGTCGCGGCGCGTGTAGGCGCCGAGTTCGAGGTTCTCGCGCACCGTCAGCGTCGTCAGCGTGGCGCGGCCTTCGGCGACCTGCACCATGCCGGCGGCGACGATCTTGTGGGGCGAAAGGGCCGTGAGGTCCTGCCCGTCGAGCACGACCCGTCCGGCAGCCTTCGCGACCAGTCCCGACAGCGCCAGCAGCGTCGTCGACTTGCCCGCGCCGTTGGCGCCCACCAGCGTGGTGATCCGGCCTTCGCGCAGTTCGAAATCGATGCCCTTCACGGCCTCGATGTGGCCATAGGCGACCTTGAGCCCCTCGACCTTCAGCAGCGGGGTTGCGCTCATTGGGACGCTCCCTCGTTCGTCGCCTCGTCTTCCTCGCGGCCGAGGTAGGCCTCGATCACCTGCGGGTCGTTGCGGATCTGGTCGGGGTTGCCGCGCGCGATGATGCGGCCGAAGTTCAGCACCGCGATGTGCTCGCACAAGCCCATCACGAAGCGCATGTCGTGTTCGATCATGAAGATGGTGTAGCCGCGCCCCGCGATGTTGCGGATCTCGTGCATCAGTTCGGTCTTTTCGGTGCTGTTCATGCCCGCCACCGGTTCGTCGAGCAAGAGCAGCTTCGGGTCGGTGGCGAGGGCGCGCGCGAGTTCGAGCTTGCGCTGGTCGCCGTACGAGAGGTTGTCGGCCACGTCGTCGCCCTTGTGATCGAGCCGGACCCACGAGAGCAGCTCGCGCGCGCGTTCGCGCGCCCGCCGCTCTTCGCCGCGGAAGAGACCCGTGCCTGCCAACAACCCGAATGCGCCGTAGCGCAGGTTGGCATGCATCCCGACCATCACGTTCTCGAGCAGCGACATCTCCTTGAAGATGCGGATGTTCTGGAACGTGCGCGCGATGCCGGCGCGCGTGATCTGGTGGGGCTTGAGCCCCGCGAGGTCGCGGCCCTCGAAGCGGATCGAGCCGCCGGTGGTCGGCAGCAGGCCCGTCGTCAGGTTGAAGACCGTGGTCTTGCCCGCGCCGTTGGGGCCGATGAGACCGAAGACGCCGCCCTGCGGCACTTCGAGGTTCACCTCCTGCAGCACCTTGAGGCCGCCGAAGTGGCGCGAGACGCCGTCGAGCTGGAGCAGTGCCGAGGCTGTTGCCCCCACGCTCGGCACTTCATGTCCTCGCTGCCCCCCGAGGGGGCGCGAGCTTGCTTGGGAGCGGCCCGGCGCGGCGCTCATGCCGCGGCTCCCTTGCGCCCGAACCATTGGCGCAAGCGCGCCGGGTCCCAGATGCCCTTCGGCAGGAACAGCACGATCAGCACCAGGATCACGCCGTTGACCACCAGCCGGAAGTCGCCGAACGCACGCAGCGCCTCGGGCAACACCGTGAGGATCACGCCGCCGAGCACCGGCCCGGTCAGCCCGTTGATGCCGCCAAGCACGGTCATCGTCAGGATGTCCACGCCGCGGTCGAAGCCGTATTCGTTCGGCCCGATGAAGAAGGTCAGGTGCGCATTGAGCACGCCCGCCAGCCCCGCGATCGCGGCGCCGAGCACGAAGGCCAGCATCTTGTGCCCGCCGACGTCGATGCCCATCAGGCCGGCGGCGGTCTCGTCTTCCTTGATCGCCTCGAACGCCCGGCCGACCTTGGAGCGGCGCAGCCGCCACAGCGCGAACAGCACCAGCACCACGGCGAGCAGCACGTGCCACCACTGCGTGGCCTGCGGAATGCCGTTCAGGCCCAGCGCGCCGCCCGTGAGCGATTCGGCATTCAGCACCACGATGCGCACCACCTCGCCGAAGGCGAGCGTCGCCATGGCCAGGTACACGCCGGACAGCCGCAGCGTCGGCTTGCCGATCACGAAAGCCGTCAGGGCCGGCGCCGCCATGCCGGCCGCGATCGCGACCGGGAACGGGGCGCCATAGTTCATCGACAGGATCGCCGAGGTGTAGGCGCCGATGCCCATGAAGGCGGCGTTCGCCATCGCGAGCATGCCGCACGACAGCGTGAGCCAGATCGACAACGCCAGCAATGAATTGGTGCCCAGGGTGAGCACCAGGTTGCTGTAGACCGACCAGAAGTTCTCCAGGGCGCTCATTCAAAAACCTCCGTGCTTCGCACTGCGGTGCGAGCGCCTTCGGGCGGCCGTGCGGCGCTCATACCTTGCGCTCCTGCACCGTGCCGAAGAGACCCTTGGGCCGCACCAGCAGCACCAGGAACAGCAGGCCGAACGCCACTGCGTCGCGCATGGTCGAGCCGATGTAGGCCACCGACAGCACTTCCGCGAAGCCGAGGAACAGGCCGCCCAGCATCGCGCCGCGGATGTCGCCCATGCCGCCGAGGATGATCACCGCAATGCCCTTGTGCAGCATCGGCTGGCCCATGAGCGGGAAGACCGCGTTGGAATAGAGCCCGATCAGCACGCCCGCGAGCCCGCCCAGCGCGGCGGCCGCGAACGAGGTCAGGTAGAACAGGCCCTCGACATTGATGCCGAGCAAATAGGCGGCCTTCGGCGATTCGGCGATCGCGCGCAGCGCGCGGCCCAGTTGCGTGCGCTTCAGCGCCAGCATGAGCACCGCCATCAGCACGAAGGACAGCAGGATGATGCCCAGCTCCAGCGCCGTGAGATGGATGCCCGCGAGATTCAGCGACTCGCCCGACACCGCGTCCGCCGGGAAGCGCACGTTCTGCGCGCCGAACAGGCCCTGCACGCCGTTGTTGAGGATGATCGCCACGCCGATGGTCGCGATCATCGGGATCAGGTGCGGTGCATTGCGCGCCCGCAGCGGCTTGAGCACCAGGAAATCGATCAAGAGCCCCAGCAGGCCGCAGAAAAGAAAGGCGAACGACAGCCCGGCCCACAGCGGCAGATCGAAGTGCGCCATGATCTGCACGGCCGCGTAAGCGCCCGCCATGAAGACCGCGCCGTGCGAAAGATTGATGACGCCGAGCACACCGAAGATCAGGGTGAAGCCCAGCGCGAAGAGCGCATAGACGCACCCCAAAGAGAGCGCGTTAACCAGTTGCTGTTCAAGCATCGTGGTCCCATTCAAAAAAACAAGAAGCGGGACCGGCCAGGCCGGCTCCCGCTGTTCGTGAAACACTGAGGAACCGGCTTTGCCGGTCCGCCGGTGTTGCCCCCGGCAGGGGGTGCCCGAGCTACACGCAGTGAGCGAGCCTGGGGGTTACTTGGTGATCACGAACTCGGAACCCTTCGTCACGCTGACGATGGGCAGCTGCTGGGCGTCGTAGCCGGCCGGCTTGCCGCTCTTGTCGTTGGCGCGGCGGAACTGGAACGCGCCGGTGGCGCCGGTGTGCTTCACGGACGGCAGCGCCTCACGCACGGCGGCGCGGTCGGCCGCGAGGTCGCCGCTCACCTTGACGGTCTTGAGCGCCTGGGCCGCGATGTACATCGCGTCATAGGCCTGCGCCGCGAACTGGTCGGGCGCCATCTTGAACTTCTCGGTGTAGGCCTTGATGAACTTGGTGTTCTCGGGCGTCGCGTTGCTGGACGACCAGGGGCTGCCCACGTAGAGGTTGTCCGACTGGCCCTTGGCGAGTTCGAAGATCTTCACCGAGTTCATGCCGTTGCCGCCGATGACCGGCACGTTGAGGCCGAGCTGGCGGGCCTGCACCATGATCGGCGCGCCTTCGGCGAGCAGCGCCGACAGCACGATCGCATCCGCGCCGCTGGCCTTGATCTTGGTGAGCTGGGCCTTGAAGTCCACGTCGCCCTTGGCGAAGGTCTCGGTGGTGGTCACCGGGA
This region includes:
- the dxs gene encoding 1-deoxy-D-xylulose-5-phosphate synthase: MAPLLPTIHDPSQLRQMDRAQLKQLADEVRSCVLDNVSRTGGHLSSNLGTVELTVALHHVFNTPHDRLVWDVGHQTYPHKILTGRRDRMPTLRQLGGLSGFPQRTESEYDTFGTAHSSTSISAALGMALAARQKGEDRHSVAIIGDGALTAGMAFEALNNAGVCDDCKLLVILNDNDMSISPPVGALNRYLAQLMSGNFYSAAKNVGKSVLRAAPPLFELAKRLEQHAKGMVVPATLFEQFGFNYVGPIDGHDIDSLVPTLENLKHLRGPQFLHVVTKKGQGYKLAEADPVAYHGPSKFDPAVGLVKPATAPKQTFTQVFGSWLCDMAAKDARLVGITPAMREGSGLVEFEKRFPERYYDVGIAEQHSVTFAAGLACEGLKPVVAIYSTFLQRGYDQLIHDVAIQNLPVVFALDRAGLVGADGATHAGAYDISFLRCIPNMSVACPADEAECRQLLTTGYEQNHPVAVRYPRGSGAGVTPPQSLDGLPFGKGEIRREGRRIAILAFGTLLYPALKAAESLDATVVNMRWAKPLDVELLLKVAGSHDAIVTVEEGAVMGGAGSAVLEALQAAGLQKPVLQLGLPDRFIEHGDPAKLLSGIGLDAEGIERSIAQRFDSLVSAGKTRPGVV
- a CDS encoding ABC transporter ATP-binding protein gives rise to the protein MLQLDGVSRHFGGLKVLQEVNLEVPQGGVFGLIGPNGAGKTTVFNLTTGLLPTTGGSIRFEGRDLAGLKPHQITRAGIARTFQNIRIFKEMSLLENVMVGMHANLRYGAFGLLAGTGLFRGEERRARERARELLSWVRLDHKGDDVADNLSYGDQRKLELARALATDPKLLLLDEPVAGMNSTEKTELMHEIRNIAGRGYTIFMIEHDMRFVMGLCEHIAVLNFGRIIARGNPDQIRNDPQVIEAYLGREEDEATNEGASQ
- a CDS encoding polyprenyl synthetase family protein — its product is MTTACETSRWDAARLAAWSEPLLARVESALSEWVGIDAPVQLGDAMRYAVLDGGKRLRPLLVLAASEAVDGHAEAALRAACAVELIHAYSLVHDDLPCMDNDVLRRGKPTVHVKFGEAGALLAGDALQALAFELLTPDGTGISPGVQATLCRLLARAAGSQGMAGGQAIDLASVGVALTEAELRTMHRLKTGALLKGSVEMGAACGDALLPQSLAALRDYGAAVGLAFQVVDDILDVIADSETLGKTAGKDAASDKPTYVSLLGLDGARAQARQLLAKALEALDRSALADTGALRALAHMVVDRDR
- a CDS encoding ABC transporter ATP-binding protein; translation: MSATPLLKVEGLKVAYGHIEAVKGIDFELREGRITTLVGANGAGKSTTLLALSGLVAKAAGRVVLDGQDLTALSPHKIVAAGMVQVAEGRATLTTLTVRENLELGAYTRRDSRAQRADDLERIYTLFPRLKERADGLAGNLSGGEQQMLAIGRALMAKPRVLLLDEPSMGLAPIIVQDIFRTLREINKAGLSIFLVEQNVRQALKIADSAYVIETGRIVLTGSGRELLGNPKVQDAYLGG
- a CDS encoding branched-chain amino acid ABC transporter permease, translated to MLEQQLVNALSLGCVYALFALGFTLIFGVLGVINLSHGAVFMAGAYAAVQIMAHFDLPLWAGLSFAFLFCGLLGLLIDFLVLKPLRARNAPHLIPMIATIGVAIILNNGVQGLFGAQNVRFPADAVSGESLNLAGIHLTALELGIILLSFVLMAVLMLALKRTQLGRALRAIAESPKAAYLLGINVEGLFYLTSFAAAALGGLAGVLIGLYSNAVFPLMGQPMLHKGIAVIILGGMGDIRGAMLGGLFLGFAEVLSVAYIGSTMRDAVAFGLLFLVLLVRPKGLFGTVQERKV
- a CDS encoding TRAP transporter substrate-binding protein is translated as MDRRSLIKNAGIAGVLAAGIAPAVHAQAAVRWRLASSFPKLLDTIYGTAETFAGSVSDMTGGRFQISVHAGGELMPAFGVLDGVQNAAVEMAHTAPYYFYGKDPTFCLGCAVPFGLNTRQMNAWMYEGNGLKLMREFYARYNVYNLPGGNTGAQMGGWFRKEIKSVADLKGLKFGTNPLAGRVLEPFGVIPKSIPGADLYPALEKGTLDALEWVGPYDDQKLGFNKVAQYYYYPGWWEGGSQLDFYVNTRAWEGLSAEYKAIVSAAAAQANIGMTAKYDARNPIALKQLVNSGTKLRPFSKGVVDAAFKSAQQIYADLNNTNPEWKKVYTDYARFLADQNAWFRFAEGSFDRFMQAQKL
- a CDS encoding branched-chain amino acid ABC transporter permease encodes the protein MSALENFWSVYSNLVLTLGTNSLLALSIWLTLSCGMLAMANAAFMGIGAYTSAILSMNYGAPFPVAIAAGMAAPALTAFVIGKPTLRLSGVYLAMATLAFGEVVRIVVLNAESLTGGALGLNGIPQATQWWHVLLAVVLVLFALWRLRRSKVGRAFEAIKEDETAAGLMGIDVGGHKMLAFVLGAAIAGLAGVLNAHLTFFIGPNEYGFDRGVDILTMTVLGGINGLTGPVLGGVILTVLPEALRAFGDFRLVVNGVILVLIVLFLPKGIWDPARLRQWFGRKGAAA